In the Flagellimonas sp. HMM57 genome, one interval contains:
- a CDS encoding DUF3365 domain-containing protein: MVRRVIWLLLCLSIVFGCKDRATEKYGAVPLELKDTALTSSKIHSGKKLMENQCHLCHSPTASEKEGRIGPPMVAIKAHYIDESTTKEAFIQSIWSFLEQPSEENAKLRGAVRRFGVMPYQSFKKEDIEQIGEYLYEYEIEEPSWFKKHWENNPNRKPYINKGKKIYSNDTLSKEDIGLEYALSTKKMLGKNLMGTIQKKGTLEALAFCNERAYPLTDSMANNHNALIKRVSDKPRNPKNLANAIELEKIEYYKQVLASGESIIPIVESQDEVNHFYYPIVTNSMCLQCHGVPKQQIKPEVLIALKDLYPKDMAQGYDVNQVRGIWSIVFENPSSFK, translated from the coding sequence ATGGTAAGAAGGGTAATTTGGCTTTTACTATGTCTTTCAATAGTTTTTGGATGCAAGGACAGAGCAACGGAAAAATACGGTGCCGTCCCGTTAGAATTAAAAGACACAGCGCTTACATCTTCCAAAATCCATTCTGGAAAAAAGTTGATGGAAAACCAGTGTCATCTATGCCACAGCCCAACAGCTTCTGAAAAAGAAGGTAGAATTGGTCCTCCAATGGTGGCCATTAAAGCACATTACATTGATGAAAGCACTACAAAAGAAGCGTTTATTCAATCCATTTGGAGCTTTTTGGAACAACCCTCTGAAGAAAATGCCAAACTACGCGGTGCCGTCAGGAGATTTGGGGTAATGCCTTATCAGTCCTTTAAAAAGGAAGATATAGAACAGATCGGCGAATATCTATATGAATATGAAATAGAAGAACCATCCTGGTTTAAAAAGCATTGGGAAAATAACCCTAACCGAAAACCTTATATAAACAAGGGCAAGAAAATATATTCCAATGATACACTCTCCAAAGAGGACATAGGTCTTGAATATGCCTTGAGTACCAAAAAAATGTTGGGTAAAAATCTTATGGGGACCATCCAAAAAAAAGGAACGCTAGAAGCATTGGCCTTTTGTAATGAAAGAGCATACCCATTGACCGATAGTATGGCCAACAATCACAATGCCCTGATTAAAAGAGTAAGTGATAAACCTAGAAACCCAAAGAATCTTGCCAATGCAATTGAATTGGAGAAAATCGAATATTATAAACAAGTATTGGCAAGCGGGGAGAGCATCATACCCATTGTGGAAAGCCAAGATGAGGTCAATCACTTCTATTACCCAATCGTTACCAATAGTATGTGCTTGCAATGCCATGGTGTGCCCAAACAACAAATTAAACCTGAAGTACTCATTGCTTTAAAAGACTTATACCCAAAAGATATGGCCCAAGGGTATGATGTGAATCAAGTAAGAGGTATCTGGAGTATTGTTTTTGAGAATCCTAGCTCATTTAAATAA
- a CDS encoding rhodanese-like domain-containing protein: protein MKIEQIYTGCLAQGAYYIESKGEVAIIDPLREVNPYIKRAKMDDAKIKYIFETHFHADFVSGHLTLAKETKAPIIYGPNANPSFEAIIAEDGQQFKLGEITIVALHTPGHTMESTTYLLRDKDGKDHAIFSGDTLFLGDVGRPDLAQKAADMTQEQLAGTLYNSLRNKIMTLSDEVIVYPAHGAGSACGKNMMKETVDTLGNQKKINYALRADMTKQEFVQEVTDGLLPPPQYFPLNVKMNKEGYDDIDVVLKRGTQALSPDAFEAEANETNAIVLDVRHQNDFAKGHVPRSIFIGLDGSFAPWVGALIADVKQPILFIAPKGREEETVTRLSRVGFDNTLGYLEGGFDAWRTASKEYDSVNSVNATVFKTMLEEEETPVFDVRKKSEYVSEHVDGAYNTPLDFLNDHLAEFPNEDIFFIHCAAGYRSMIAASVLKSRGIHNSIDIAGGFKAIKEANVSVSDYVCPSTLK from the coding sequence ATGAAAATTGAACAAATTTATACTGGTTGTTTGGCCCAGGGAGCTTATTATATTGAGAGCAAGGGTGAAGTTGCCATCATTGATCCTTTAAGGGAAGTCAATCCTTATATAAAAAGGGCAAAGATGGATGACGCAAAAATCAAATATATTTTTGAGACACATTTCCATGCAGATTTTGTTAGCGGACACTTAACATTGGCAAAAGAGACTAAAGCTCCCATTATATATGGTCCAAATGCAAACCCTTCGTTTGAAGCGATTATTGCAGAAGATGGGCAACAATTTAAATTGGGTGAAATAACTATAGTGGCACTGCATACACCTGGCCACACCATGGAAAGTACTACATATCTTCTTCGGGATAAGGATGGGAAGGACCATGCCATTTTTAGTGGAGACACCTTGTTTTTAGGTGATGTCGGAAGACCGGATTTAGCCCAAAAGGCGGCAGATATGACTCAAGAACAATTGGCAGGGACCTTATACAATAGCCTTAGAAATAAAATCATGACCTTGTCCGATGAAGTTATCGTATATCCTGCACATGGTGCAGGGTCTGCCTGTGGGAAAAACATGATGAAAGAGACAGTCGATACCCTTGGCAATCAAAAGAAAATAAATTATGCGCTAAGGGCGGACATGACGAAACAAGAGTTTGTTCAAGAAGTAACGGATGGTTTGTTGCCACCACCTCAATACTTTCCACTAAACGTGAAGATGAACAAAGAGGGATATGACGATATAGATGTAGTTCTTAAAAGAGGTACACAGGCACTGAGTCCAGATGCTTTTGAGGCCGAAGCGAACGAAACGAATGCCATTGTATTGGATGTACGGCATCAAAATGATTTTGCAAAAGGCCATGTCCCACGTTCTATTTTTATAGGATTGGATGGAAGTTTTGCTCCATGGGTAGGAGCTTTGATAGCTGATGTAAAACAACCTATTTTGTTTATTGCGCCTAAAGGAAGAGAAGAAGAAACGGTTACCAGGCTCTCACGCGTTGGTTTTGATAATACACTAGGATATTTAGAAGGAGGGTTTGATGCATGGAGAACAGCATCCAAGGAATATGATTCTGTAAACTCGGTAAACGCAACTGTCTTTAAGACTATGCTTGAGGAAGAAGAAACACCTGTTTTTGATGTAAGGAAAAAAAGTGAGTATGTATCCGAACATGTAGATGGGGCATATAACACTCCTTTAGATTTCTTAAATGACCATTTGGCCGAGTTTCCCAATGAAGATATTTTCTTTATTCACTGTGCGGCGGGATATCGTAGTATGATTGCTGCTTCTGTCCTAAAAAGTAGGGGTATTCATAATTCAATAGACATTGCAGGAGGCTTTAAAGCTATAAAAGAAGCTAATGTTTCCGTTTCTGATTATGTATGCCCTTCAACACTAAAATAA
- a CDS encoding rhodanese-like domain-containing protein: MGLFGFLFGAKTQEIGHIKILNVDEFKSSITQKNVQLVDVRTPKEYRSGHISNALNIDFFQQSSFKTSAEKLDKKAPIYLYCRSGNRSQKAARILSTMGFEEIYDLKGGYMAWY; the protein is encoded by the coding sequence ATGGGACTATTTGGTTTTTTATTTGGCGCAAAAACACAAGAAATAGGGCATATTAAAATTTTGAACGTGGATGAATTCAAATCATCCATTACCCAAAAAAATGTGCAATTGGTTGATGTAAGAACACCAAAAGAGTATCGTTCTGGACATATTTCCAATGCCCTGAACATTGATTTCTTCCAACAATCATCTTTTAAAACTTCGGCAGAAAAACTGGATAAGAAAGCCCCTATATATCTTTACTGCCGTTCAGGTAATAGAAGCCAAAAAGCAGCTAGAATTCTTTCGACGATGGGTTTTGAGGAAATCTATGATCTTAAGGGAGGGTACATGGCTTGGTACTAA
- a CDS encoding rhodanese-like domain-containing protein, which yields MKIEQIYTGCLAHAAYYIESNGVAAVFDPLREVQPYMDRAQIDNAKIKYVFETHFHADFVSGHLDLQKKAGAAIVFGPNAKPGYEAIIAEDDQVFEIGDYKVKVIHTPGHTMESTTYLLIDENGKEHGIITGDTLFIGDVGRPDLAQHVVSELTEEKLAGLLYDSLRNKIMPLSDDLIVYPNHGAGSACGKMMSKETTDTLGHQKKVNYALQDMGKEEFIKALLDGLTTPPGYFPQNVLMNIQGYESLDTIMNRGTQALDPDAFEAAANETGALVLDTRDAEDFAKGFIPNSINIGLDGSFAQWVGEMVPSVKQEILLVTYPNKEEEAITRLSRVGYDNTIGYLKEGFESWKKAGREYEEINRISPKEFENAYKSENPLVIDVRKKSEYESEHVIDALNIPLNEINGHLSKIPKDKPFILHCAGGYRSMVAASILKQRGWDNFVDVTGGFKEIAETSVERSEYVCPTTLL from the coding sequence ATGAAAATAGAACAGATTTATACAGGATGTTTAGCACATGCAGCTTATTATATTGAAAGCAATGGTGTAGCAGCTGTTTTTGACCCATTAAGAGAAGTACAACCTTATATGGACAGAGCACAAATTGATAATGCCAAAATCAAATACGTCTTTGAAACACACTTTCATGCCGATTTTGTAAGCGGTCATTTGGATTTACAGAAAAAGGCAGGTGCAGCCATTGTTTTTGGACCAAATGCCAAGCCAGGTTATGAAGCTATTATAGCTGAGGACGACCAAGTATTTGAGATAGGGGATTACAAGGTAAAAGTGATTCATACACCCGGGCATACCATGGAAAGCACAACATATCTGCTTATTGATGAAAATGGAAAGGAACATGGGATTATAACCGGGGACACTTTGTTCATCGGCGATGTGGGCAGGCCTGACCTTGCACAACATGTAGTTTCTGAACTTACCGAAGAGAAACTTGCAGGTCTTTTATACGATTCGTTACGTAATAAAATAATGCCATTAAGCGATGACCTTATTGTTTATCCCAATCATGGTGCCGGTTCTGCATGTGGAAAAATGATGAGTAAAGAAACAACGGATACCCTTGGACACCAGAAAAAAGTGAATTATGCTTTACAGGATATGGGTAAAGAAGAATTTATTAAAGCACTGCTCGATGGTCTCACAACGCCACCTGGTTATTTCCCCCAAAATGTATTGATGAACATTCAGGGTTACGAAAGTTTGGATACAATAATGAATCGTGGAACACAAGCTCTGGATCCAGATGCTTTTGAAGCGGCGGCAAACGAAACCGGTGCACTGGTCCTGGACACAAGGGATGCAGAGGATTTTGCCAAGGGATTCATTCCAAATAGCATAAATATAGGTTTAGATGGCAGTTTTGCACAGTGGGTAGGGGAGATGGTCCCAAGTGTAAAACAAGAAATCCTTTTGGTCACCTATCCCAACAAAGAAGAAGAGGCGATTACAAGATTGTCGAGGGTAGGCTATGACAATACAATAGGATACTTGAAAGAAGGTTTTGAATCATGGAAAAAAGCTGGACGGGAATATGAAGAAATCAATCGAATTTCACCGAAAGAATTCGAGAATGCATACAAATCAGAAAACCCATTGGTAATCGATGTACGTAAAAAAAGTGAGTATGAATCTGAGCATGTTATCGATGCTTTGAATATTCCCTTAAATGAGATCAATGGGCATCTTTCAAAAATTCCAAAGGACAAACCTTTTATCCTTCATTGTGCCGGTGGTTACCGTAGTATGGTGGCAGCATCAATACTCAAACAGCGAGGTTGGGACAATTTTGTTGATGTAACGGGCGGGTTTAAAGAAATTGCCGAAACCTCTGTTGAAAGGTCAGAGTACGTTTGTCCCACAACACTTTTGTAA
- a CDS encoding heavy-metal-associated domain-containing protein, producing MRTSIIVQNLKCGGCAKTITNKLLQEKGVFKVDVDVEASKISFDHDEHEDALQIKNTLKSLGYPSIEDTNSLMDKTKSFISCATGKLS from the coding sequence ATGAGAACATCGATTATAGTACAAAATCTGAAGTGTGGTGGTTGTGCAAAGACTATTACCAATAAACTATTACAAGAGAAAGGTGTTTTCAAGGTTGATGTTGATGTGGAAGCATCAAAGATTTCATTCGACCATGATGAGCATGAAGATGCTCTTCAAATAAAAAACACACTTAAATCTTTGGGATATCCTAGCATAGAGGACACCAACTCATTAATGGATAAAACCAAATCTTTCATTAGTTGTGCAACGGGTAAACTGAGTTAA